ccttggcctcccaaagtgctggggttacaggcgtgagccactgcgctcagcctttttctttttgttttgagatagagtctcgctctgtagccaggctggagtgcagtggcacgatctcagctcactgcaacctctgactccctgattcaagcgattctactgcctcagcctaccgagtagctgggactacaggcacgtaccaccacgcccagctaagttttgtatttttagtagagatggggtttcaccatcttgaccaggatggtctcgatctcttgaccttgtgatccgcccgccttggcctcccaaaatgctgggattacagacgtgagccaccgcacctggccaatttttgtatttttagtagagactgggttttgccatgttggccaggctggtctcaaactcctgacctcaggtgatccacctgcctcggcctcccaaagtgctgggattgcaggcgtgagccaccacgcccggccaggtaTGGCTCTTCTGAGGGGaccaggctgaggctggggataAGGCCAAGTCCAATCTACTGTGGGCTCCACCTGAGTAcctctcctgggtctcaggctTACGGGGAGTCAAAAGACAATGGCCCCTCCTTACTCTCCCACTGGCAGAGCCCTTCTCCCTCGGCTGCCTCATTCCTTTTTGGCTCTCCTTTTCTAAGTTCTGATCACAAGTACAAAGGTGTCAAGGAGTAGGTTTGGCAAAGTGTGACAACGCGTTGTCTATGTGAACAAAGAACCACTGAGCTCATCCAGCACTGAGGGGCGCACAACGTGGCAGAGCTAACTAGTTTTGATAGAGCTCCTTCTCAAGTTACAAGGTAAGTTAATGGCAAAGGTGGTCATACAGTAGTGAGCAGACAAGATTCTTGAGTGCATCCAGGGTTAAAAGTGAAAACTGAGACCATGTGTAATTTGAGATGAAGCCCTTGTTCCACCAGCCCCTGCATAGTCTCACTGCCCCATGGGACACAGGGGAGAGTGCTCTAGTCTGGGGTGATGGTTGTCCTAGGAccacccctccttcccctcccacgGAAATCCTCATGCTATGCTATTCTTTGGTCTTTCCTATGAGTGCAAAATGGCGGTTCCACAAGCTGGACAATTGGGGCCAGGTGGGGTGAGGCAGAGCTTCTTGGTAGGCTTTctaaactgaggcaaagagataGTGTTTAAAGAAAGGTTGAGTGTTTGTATTGACAGAACTTGAAGTGTTAGTGAAGAGGCAGAGATCAGGCCTCAGATCCTGCCTTTGGAACTCATTTGTTAAGGCATGAAGAGGTTTGAAATAAACCACTGAATGAATAGCATTCCCTGTTTTCCCCAAGAAGTCCATCTAGACAGTCCCTAAAGAGCCTGTAACTCCAGGACTAAGGGCTACATTCAGAGGCTAGGCACAGGGTTCGGAAATGtcctgtggccaggtgcagtggctcacgcctgtaatcccagcacgtttggaggccgaggcgggcggatcacttaaggtcaggagtttgagaccagcctgaccaacatggtgaaaccctgtctctactaacaatacaaaaattagccgggtgtggtggtgcatgcttgtaatctcagctgtttggggggctgaggcaggagaatcgcttgaatacaggaggccgaggttgcagtgagccagtattgggctactgcactccatcctgagcgaCCAGAGCGaatctctgtctccaaaaaaaaaaaaaaaaaaaaaaaaagaaatgtcttgcAAGTGCATATGCACATCAGGTAGAGCTGGGATGATCCTGGCACACTAGCAGGAGCGGGAGGAGGGGCTCAACTTAGCAGAGCCTGTGTGGTCCTGCAACAATTAGTTGGAAAAGCTGAGGCATGGAGCAGGCACTTCCTGGCTTTTAAGATTGGGGCCTGGGAGAGACTCACCGATGCACCCATGATGATGAATATGTGTGTATCCGACTGATGGAAGGCATCGCCCTGGAACAGCTCTTCCCGCAGGATCCCGCACACCTGGGTCCGGCTCAGGGCCACCTGCTCTGCCATGACGCTGTCTGGTAGAAGAAAGGCTCGTTAACAAGGCAGAAGAACAGGAGAGCATTGAGAAGTTAGCCCTTTTCTTGAGAGTTCCTCTGGGGTCTCACCGGGATGACACCTGATTACCCAAGCCACTCCTTGTGAACGGCTGGGCATTGGGGAGTGCTTGATGGGTTAGAAACTGCTGGCTCTGGGCTCCAGCCACACTCTCCTAGGCAACCTTCATTCAGGGTGTACATTACAAAATTACCCAAAGCATTGGTGGATTCCGGCTACAGCATCAATTCTGGACAACCAGGTAAAACCCTTGTGGGGCACGGAATTACGCGCCCAGGACCATTCATTCCCGACTGTAGCGGGAACTCCACAATGACCTGGACCATGGGACATGATGCAGATGCTGGAGTTCAGCTCCAGCCCTCCCCCTGCCAAGCTGGGAGACCCCGGCCGGCAAGTCCCCTTCGCTCTCGGGGTCTCAGGGGCTCAAGAGAGGAGGTGCGGGGTATAAACGGATTGATTAAGACCCTCTCGAACAAACAGCGTGTGTTTTACCGCCGCGCGGCGTAGCGCCGGGCAGTACGCTCCTCCGGCTGCGCGGCGCCCGCCCGCCCGGTTACCTGCGCTTCGTCGCCGCCGCCCTCCGCGCTCGCAGCCCCGAAGTGTACGGCCGTTTCCGGGGGCTGAGCCCCGCCGGCCCATTTAATctgcgggggcgggggcgggggcgggggcgggcgcCTGGGCTGAGCTGACCCGCCTCAGGCGAGGCGTGCGGGGCGGGGCCTCGACCGCCATCCCTCGTGCGGGCGGGGCGGCGACGGGGCAGGTGCGCGCGCATCCCAGGCCAGCCCCGCCCCTCGGGCACCTGCGCTGGAGGCCGGCCCGCCGGCTGCCTGCCATACGCGCTGCCGCTGCTCCGCATCCCCAATGTCCGGCGGGCACGGGTGCAGCTCCGCGTAGTGCTCCCGCATCCCCATCGCCGCCCAGGCCAGGCCCCGCCCCTACTGTCCGGTTTTCCCGCCTGCCTCGGCGGCCTCCCGCACTCGCGGAGGGCTCCACTTCCGCCGGCAGCGTGGCCACGCCTCCTCCGGGCTGTCCCTCGGCTCCTGGGCGGGGCCTTCTGGCGCGCCGCTCCCCCGGGAACCCTCGCCTGTTCGCGGGTCAAGCCGGCCCTATTGGGCAGTCTCTTCTTGACTCCTCCCCCGGAGAGGGCGGGGCGGCCGAGCGCCCCGGGGCTAGACGCCGCCGTCCGACAGACGAGGGGGCGTGTAGGCCGTGACGCCCCGCAAAGTGGCCGGTGTGCTTATCATTACCGAGCTTCCGCGGGCCTGCAGAGCCTGGCTGACTCAGACTTCTCTCCGGAGCGGGATGCGGCCTTACCGCGACCTCGCACTTCTCGCCGGCTTCCCGTGTTCCCGGGGCGGGGCTTGTATGTTTTTACTTCCGGATCCCACAGCTATGACACCGGAAGCCGGAAGCGGGGATTTCGACAGCGGAGAAGGAAAGGGCGACCGCGGAACTGGAACTTTCTCGGAGCGCCGGGGCCCTACCTGCGTTCACAGTCCGCCGCTCCCACCCTTCTCACGTCTGACGGACTCTGCTGACAGGTGTGGTCCTTTTCCCTAAAGACAGGGTTCCATCGGTGGGTGTTCCGCCGCTTCCGAGACTCCCCCGGACGTTCAGGCTCCCCCATCTGTTTTGGGCCCCAGCCCGTTCCTGCCGCGCGCTTCTGGAGCACTGGCCAAGGCGGGCCGATTCAGGACCCAGGTTACTTGGGCGGCGAGCTGGACTGTTTCTgttcctcccttctcttccacTGCGGGGTCTGACCCTACTCCTTGTGCGAGGACTTCTCTAgttcagagacattttctgttCTCCAAAGTTGACTGCGCTCGATCAGGGTCGTTAAATTCTTCGAAAATGCCTCAAATATAGTTTGGCAGCTAGGTGTCTGATCTCATGTGCCTGTTTGCTCGTTTTGCAAGACAACATCTGCCTGTTCTCATACTGTTTCTGTGATCTGAGAATGAATGGGCTGTACTGGCACATTAGAGGAATAGCACGGAGGTCACTAtagctggagcagagtgagggaGGGGAGCACAGTTGGAGAGGAAGGGATGGGGTACCCGATGGTACAGGGCTTTGTAGGCCGTTGTAGGGAGGTTGACTTTTACGCAGAAGGCAACGGGGAGCCATGGTAGGGTTCTCAGTAGAGAAAGAATGTGATCGGAATTACGTCTTACACTGATCGTTCTAGCAGTGGTGGGGAGAACAGACCATAGTGGGCAAGGGTAAAAGAAGGGCGACCTATTAAGAGGTAATTGCAGTAATCCAGCTCAGAGACAGTGCTTTGAgcattttattattgaaaatttcaaaaatgtacaCAAGTAGAAAAATTAGTATAGTAaatctttttagtttgtttgtttttgagagatggagtctcgctttgtcgcccaggcttgagtgcagtggcacgatctcagctcactctaacctcctcctcctgggttcaagcgattcttctgcctcagcttcccaagtagctgggactgcaggcatgcgccactacgcccagctattttttgtatttttggtagagacggggtttcactgtatgtTGGCCAGtgtgctcttgaactcctgacctcaggtgatctgcctgcctcagcctcccaaagtgctgggattacaggtgtgagccgctgtgctcGGCCAGTATAGTAAATCTTACATTCACAGCTCCCAACTTCAACAATTGAAGTTATCAACTTGTGACTAATTTTGTTTATACCTCTCGCAAttgtctcccattattatttttttctttttcttttcttttcttttttttttttttgagacagagtcgccctctgtagccaggctggagtgcagtggtgtgatctccacccactgcaacctccgtctcctgggttcaagcgattctcctgcctcagcctcccacatagctgggactacaggggtgcaccgccacacccagctaatttttgtagttttagtagagatggggtttcatcatgttggccaggatggtcttgatctcttgaccttgtcatctgcctgcctcggcctcccaaagtgctgggattacagacatgagccaccgtgcccggcctcttttttttttttttttttttttttgagacccagtctcaccctgtcacccaggctggagtgcagtggcataatcttggctcactgcaacctccatgtcccaggttcaagtgattctcctgcctcagcctcccaagtagctgggattacaggcatgcaccatcactcccacctattttttttttttttttttttttttgtatttttagtaaatacagggtttcgccatgttggccaggctggtctcgaccccctgacttcaagtgatccaccggccatgacctcccaaagtgctgggattacaggtgtgaaccaccatgcctggccaccattATTATTTTCAGTAACAGCTTGAGATATCATTAGCATGTCACACAgttcatccatttaaagtgtacaattcaatggtttgtGGTATgtgtattcacagaacattttcatcaccccccaaAGAGACCCCATACCCTTTAGCTCAGCTTATCTTCCCCCCAGCCCTAATTGGCTCTCCCCAGTAACCATTAATCCGCTTtatgtctctatggatttgcttgTTATAAACatctcatataaatagaatcatacagtgtttagtttttttgtgacttgtttatttctcttagcatattTGCAAGATTTGTTCATGTTATAGCATGTGGATGTACtagattttgtttattcatagttggtggacatttgggttgtttccactctCTGGCTGCTATGAGTAATGCTGCTACAAGCATTCATGTGgagacatgtgttttcatttctctcgggtatatacctaggagtttTCCCATTATTTGGAGGTGAATTCAGAcatcatctttaaatatttaagtgtgCCTCTCTCTAAGACGGGACTCTGAAAAACAACCACAATATCATTATGACACCTAAAATAGTTAATGTTAATTGCTTAGTGTGATCAGATGGGTTGGGGGATACATTGTGACAGGATTTCCTGATGGATTAGATgtgctctttgtgtgtgtgtgtgtgtgtgtgtgatggattAGATgtgctctttgtgtgtgtgtgtgtgtgtgtgtgtgtgagagagagagagagagagacagagacagagagagagaatcaaaaAAGACTTGACAGCTGGAGGATGGATTTGCCATCAGCTGATAACAAAGGAGGCCTTGGGTAGATGTGAGTTTTGGGGACTGTCGGGGGTCTTAGAGAGGTTCGTTTTGAGAGGACTACTAGATAACCAAGTAGAAATGTTGAGTTTGATAAATGAATGTGGAGTTTAGAAAAGAGGTCTAATTAAGCATCAAGATTGGAGTTCAAGGCATGAGACTGGATAGAATTCCTGCGGGAGCGAATGTAGTTACAGCGGAGAAGACGTCCTAGGACAGAGCTCTGGGGCACCCCAACATGAAGGGTGGGAACCCAGTGAGAGTGCCTGGGCAGGAGTAGCCAGCAAGATAGGGAGGAAACCAGGAGAAGGGGCTGTTCTGGAAGccaagggtggagtgcagtggcgcaatctcagctcactgcaacctccacctcctgggttcaagcaattctcctgctttggcctcctgagtagctgggactacaggcgcatgtcatgtcaccacaccctgctaatttatttatttattttttttttgagacggagtcttgctttgtcgcctaggctggagtgcagtggcacaatcttggctcactgccagctccgcctcccaggttcacgccattctcctgccttagcctcccgagtagctggggctacaggcgcccgcctccatgcctggctaattttttatatttttagtagagacagggtttcaccgtgttagccaggatgatctcgatctcctgacttcatgatctgcctgcctcggcctcccaaagtgctagggttacaggcgtgagccaccgtgcccagcaatttttttttttttttttttaaagtagaggcagggtttcaccatgttagccaggatggtgtctatctcctgaccttgtgatcggcctgccttggcctcccaaagtgctgggattacaggcatgagccactgcgccctgccagaCATTTtaatctcacagttctggagactagaagtccaaaACCAAAGGGTTAGCAAGCCCACACCCTCAAAGGCTCTAAGAGGGCGATCCTCCCTTGACTCTCCCAAGCTTCTGATGGCCCCATTTATTCCTGGGCTTGTGGCTGCTTCACTCCAGTCTCCGAGGCAGTCCCGACATGGCCTCCTCCCCTTGCATCTCCCTCTGGCTTGTCTCTTCTGTCTCTCATAAAGACACTGGTtgttggatttagggcccacccacgTCACCCAGAATGATCTCATCATGAGATCCTACATCTTCAAAGACTCTTTTCCCAAATCACATTTATATGTTCCAGGGGTTGGAACATGGGCATGTCTTTTCGCGGGGCTACCATTCAGCCCACTACACTGGATGAGGGGCCGATACCCTCCACTTCTCCTGCTTGGAGGTGTGTAGGGGGTCAGGATTCCCAGCATACTGACACCTCCCTCCACAAACAGTCCTCTTGTGACTCTCCCACCTCTGGTGAAATTCATCTGTTTCCAGCCTGGAGATAGGCCTTTCCAAGTGCCACATGGGTGGTACAGCACCTCCCTTTGGAATGGGAGTATCTGCTGCCCCTTAGACTGAAAACCCACTTTAGCATCCTGATACACTAGGCGAATTATCAgcgttctttttaaaatgtagcccCAGAACTCATAGGCTCGTTGTGCTGGGTAAGGATGTGGGTCTCCTGTGACTCCCCTGCTGCCTTTCTCTTTCAGCCCCTGCCCTGTTGGATGAGCAGGCACCTCTGGAAGAGCCAACTGTGTGAGATGGTGCAGCCCAGTGGTGGCCCGGCAGCAGATCAGGACGTGCTGGGTGAAGAGTCTCCTCTGGGGAAGCCAGCCATGCTGCACCTGCCTTCAGAGCAAGGCGCTCCTGAGACTCTCCAGCGCTGCCTGGAGGAGAATCAAGAGCTCCGAGGTGAGGAAAGAGTCAGGGGATCTGACCCTGCTGAGGGGAAGGCATCTTCTCCCCACCTGCACCTCTGTGTTTCCTGGGCCTGGGGTGGGGATGTGCTGCCTTCCCTCTTGGTTTCAGGAAGTAGACTCTGGAATGCAGATTAGCGGGGAGGAAGTTTAGAGTGCTCTCAGGACCAGTactgggaagggaaaggagggacaGCGGAAGAAGCCggggtgggcagagggagaagcacACTGCCCGGTAGGCTCCAGGACAGCCTTGTTGGACCTTacagggagctctggagctggAATGAACCTTCCAGGTT
This genomic stretch from Chlorocebus sabaeus isolate Y175 chromosome X, mChlSab1.0.hap1, whole genome shotgun sequence harbors:
- the LOC140710811 gene encoding uncharacterized protein isoform X3 is translated as MGMREHYAELHPCPPDIGDAEQRQRVWQAAGGPASSADSVMAEQVALSRTQVCGILREELFQGDAFHQSDTHIFIIMGASLSSRIW
- the LOC140710811 gene encoding glucose-6-phosphate 1-dehydrogenase-like isoform X1, whose protein sequence is MGMREHYAELHPCPPDIGDAEQRQRVWQAAGGPASSADSVMAEQVALSRTQVCGILREELFQGDAFHQSDTHIFIIMGASEIMASKQTSKSTGWRVFQKIHMGRVSPASQST
- the LOC140710811 gene encoding glucose-6-phosphate 1-dehydrogenase-like isoform X2, yielding MGRRGSAPGNGRTLRGCERGGRRRRSADSVMAEQVALSRTQVCGILREELFQGDAFHQSDTHIFIIMGASEIMASKQTSKSTGWRVFQKIHMGRVSPASQST
- the LOC140710811 gene encoding uncharacterized protein isoform X4; translated protein: MGMREHYAELHPCPPDIGDAEQRQRVWQAAGGPASSADSVMAEQVALSRTQVCGILREELFQGDAFHQSDTHIFIIMGASE